The segment attCAAGATACCTAGCTGTGTACGAGTCCAATCTCTTGGAAACTTTTCTTGATAGTCTATTGCTTTGTCATATCTATTTTGTGCCACACAACTTTGGTCGACaactgaaaaaaaaaaatctgCACTTCGAACCAGCCTTTCGACCAACGAACCAATTGCCACTACAAACACctgaaaacaaaatcacGAATCATAATGAGTGGATGTATGTAATTAACATTAAGAGCACATGCTTCGAATGAAGTACCTATGAGTGATTTAGCTCCCTATACTAACTTTCCCTTAGTTCGTCTTCTTGACTTGGTTAAATTCTTTTTACCTATCCTTCCTGAAGTTGAATTCCCGTTTGAAAAAACCAAATTCGATGAAAGAATAGTATTTACCGTGGGATCAGctttgatttttctttttggccAATTACCTATATATGGATTAATCCCTCAAGCCCAATTTCATTTACAAGATccattttatcaatttagACTGATTTTCGCAATGGAAAAGGGAACGTTGTTAGAATTAGGATTATTACCAATTATCACATCAGGTTTTATTTGGCAATTGAGTGCAggattgaagttgattaaTATTAATTTGGGTTTGAGATACGACCGTGAATTATTTCAAAGTGGACAGAAATTGACTAGTTGGGGAATTGCTATTGTGTTCACTTTGGGATTGATTTATTCTGGTTATTATGATGAAGTGATTAGAGGATATGATTTAATCCCAAAGGAACATGGATCTatctcatcttcattgCCATTGGGGTCTTATTTTATTATCTTTTTGCAAGTTGTGTCGTGGCAAATTATTGTCAGTTTATTAGTGGAAATTTTCGATAAAGGATATGGATTTGGATCAGGAATCTTGTGTTTTTTAACCTTACAAAATGCCACTAATTTCATTGCTGATTTAGTTGGATTAGAAATGTACCCCGttataaattcaaataaatttgaaagtcTTGGtgcattgatgaatttattacgtaatttttcaatcttcaatttgaaatctaCAAGTTGGCAAATTTGGCATGCTTTTACTAGAATTCAATTGCCTAATTTAACTCAATTCTACATTGCTTTTGCCTCGgtgtttgttgttattgCATTGCAAAATTTCCGGGTTGATATTCCAATTAGATCAACTAAAGTTAGAGGtatgaatcaaatgttcCCCATTAGATTGTTGTATACTGGTGGATTACCAGTATTATTTGCTTATTCAGTTGTCGCCAACATTCAAGTGATTGGATACATTTTATTTTCCATCTTGCTTAAATCAGGAGCACCACCATTGGTAATTACTTTATTGGGAAACTATGTCGTTCAACCAGCAAGTAACAGATTAGTTTTAACTGGTGGGTTCTTATACTATTTATCTCCAGAACAAAACTTATTAGCATCAATTGCATCCCCAATTAGAACCGTCACTTATTCATTAACAATTGTGAGTTTATCAGTTTGGTTTGGTTTTAAATGGAGTTATATTTCAGGTTCTTCTCCAAAGGACATTGCCAAACAATTTAAAGATCAAGGTATTTCCATTGCCGGTAAAAGAGACATTTCAATCGCCAAAGAATTATCAAAGATTATCCCTACTGCTGCTATAACTGGTGCTTTTGCTCTTTCTGTATTGGCAGTCGCTGGTGATTACTTGGGTGGTTTGGGAAAGAATGGTGCCATAATCATTGGTGTTTCTTCAGCATTTGGTATTTTGGAAGAATTTATGGTTgaatatcaacaatcaactgGATCACAATTCTCAAGTGCCCTTGCTGGTGCCCAATAGAGAATGCGAAGGAAGAAATATTTAGGAGTGGATACATTATTGAGAATCCGCTTTCCACGCATTTGTTATTTGTTTGTAAAAATTAGTTATTTTATTAATCATCATATAAAACTGCATTATTTAGTTTAAGACTTTGTCTAGGTATATTGCCGTTGCAAATACTACTCgattttgatgaacttggagttattgaaattaaCAGGGCATTTTTGTATTTAGCTTGTGCTTTGCTCTCTTGATCAACATTTTTGGTCAAATATTCATCTTTTGACAATACAGGagaaagatgaaattgtttcatgGTAAATCGAGTAGGATCAGTTAGCGGTTTGTCTAATTTAGCAATTGAACTGaaatttgttggttttTGAGGGGAAGGAGATACATGATTGGAAGGAGCAACAGTGGATTGAGGTGCAGCACCATCACTTGCCAATTGCAATATAACCAAGGAAAATATAGCTCTCACTAAAGAATTTACCTGTAAAGCCACAAACTTTACTGGTTTTATCATAAACCATTGCACCAACAAGAAAGGAACCATCAAAAGCAATTTAAAGTATAGTTTAGCTATGTGAATGggtaatttgaaattggccCAAATGATTGCATTGAATAAATGATGTAAAGGATGATGAATGATATCCACCAAGTGATCCATTATTTGAACATATATTCCCAATAAGTACTTATCAATCACTTCCATCAAAAacactttgaaaatttcattatcaCTTGACTTGTATTCATTCATAAGAAATGCCAATTCTGCAACCAATACTTTTCTAACCGAACTAggattgttgaataaatcCAGGATCGAAATCTCATTCCTAATAGACTTTAATACAGACCTGGTGCATTCTAATATAGTCTTGTTTGAAAGAGCTTGACCCGGTTGGTCAAATCTATTGAAAGATGGTGGTTCCAATGActcaaaaatcaaatcatcctcttcaacaattgttttcaaagGCGTTTGAGAAAATGAGTGATGTTTGTGTAACGAAGGTGTGGGTACAAATTGAGAATAATCAACTTCAGTTTGcatcaaagaaaataaCGGCGAAGTTCTTGGAGGTGGCACCCCTAAAGGAAAtggtgatattgaattATGGGTCTTGGCTACCATTTGTTGCTCCAATTTGGTATTCTCTTGCAGTGACAAGAGTAATGGAGGTGGAGGTTGGGGctgtttgattttcttgcTATTACTTGGCAATTCTTTTTGTCgcaattgttgctgttgttgaagctgTTGATGTTTCTGTTGACGGAAGAGCTCGCGTTGCTGGTTTTGAGCTTTGTCTCTGTTATCCAACtccttttgcaatttaatcaaatccaacttCAATCGATCAAACTGTTTATTATGAACTTGTAAATGATCCAACAAGATTTGATTGGTAAGATTGGGTAGGAAATATTGCTTCAAATCGGAAAACCAGGTTTGAAAACTAGGGCTCTGGGTATATATTGGACTATGGTTGTTATTCAAAGATGAATATTGCAATGAATCAGTAAATGTAATGATGATTCTGAAAATCGACCAGAATTGCAACAATGCAATATTGACATTATTGAACACCATTTTCTTACgcttttgatcaattatGGTGTATTTCCGAGTCCATATGAGTAAAACCGAACTCAAAAGCGATGATACTAGACAACAAACCAATGCcataatttgaaatgtgTTAATTTTGCGCACCATCAAAACCACTTTATCAGTGTTTTCAATGGcaaaatcatcttcattcaattgttggagtaactttgtttttgttgattctaATTCCTTCATCCAATTGTATGGCCACTCAAGGGTAAACCTCACCACCCAACTGATCAACACAACAGTCAACAAGTCAAtgacaaaatttccaatttgttcattttGAGGAACATTTTTGGTATTGATTGGGAAAATTATTGATGTTAATGTAGGAAGTATAATTACAATATAAGTGAAAATCTTGTAGACAACTTCATGTGATTGTGAATGCAAAGTGACGCTCGCCGTTAACACTGAGGACTTTTTATTGTCTGATTCTTTCTCAGAAACGGTTCCTGATTTAACCAATGAGGATGTAGAGTTTGTCTCAGACTGTGTTGTTGGTAACTTGCTGCTCAGCTTTGAGGACTTCGCCTGATCTGACAGCTTCTTTTTTGTACTTGTGGTTATTGGGGACAGGACACATGCTGCTAGTGTATTTTCCCTTAACTTATTATGGCTCATGGTGCCAGGTGTTGTAAATTATTTTATTGCTATGCGTTTTCCTATGTGCTGCAAAGACGTGTTAGCTGCAATCACATATATCTTTTGTATATAGACAGTGTACTTCCTTTGACAGAAAAGGCTAGCTATTTAGCTGCAGTGGATTCTAATGCACCTCTTGTAACCAGTCTATAAGGTGATATACCTAAACAGTGCTAGTGTCTATTGAAGTGGTTACCAGTTataaaaaatttgtttgtgGTTGTAAAAAAACCAACTAAGCGAAGGAGATGAAAGTTTTGTGTGTGGTGCTGctgctttttttttccttaTTATGAGAGTGTTTTTGACAAAGTCCACTTCTTAAGTATCTTTTTCCTTAGTTTGTAGCCAGGGTCACAAATGTCTGTATCAATTGGATGGAGAAGAGAGGGGAATCTTGGTCCTTAAAAAATTTCCCCCTTGGTAGTTAGATGATGTGTCTGAGCTTAAATTAGTCATTGAAAGTGGAGATTGGAGCCTAAAttatacatatatatagCTTATGTGGTGGATTTCTGAAGTCTCAACAACTTATTTGAGAAAAAGCATTTGTTTACATTACATGTCTACTGTTAGACATGCTTACTTCCAGTGCCACTTTCGTAATTGAATTTTAGAGTGTAGTATAATAGACATCTGTTGATGGTTAGAGTGTATATTATAAATAATAACATTTTTAAACCATACGTTTGACAAAAGAGTGAAAAGCTTCTTTTAGAGAAgacaataaacaaaagacaCGTGCTTTGTGTATGTAGGTATGGATGTAATGAGATAGTGCTGATCTTGTGTACTTATCCTTCTTATTGTATATAGGACAATACActtttggtattgtttgattttgtgttATTGTCCAAAAAACCGTGTCT is part of the Candida orthopsilosis Co 90-125, chromosome 2 draft sequence genome and harbors:
- a CDS encoding Ssh1 protein (with a role in protein translocation across membranes in C. albicans); translated protein: MSGFRLLDLVKFFLPILPEVEFPFEKTKFDERIVFTVGSALIFLFGQLPIYGLIPQAQFHLQDPFYQFRSIFAMEKGTLLELGLLPIITSGFIWQLSAGLKLININLGLRYDRELFQSGQKLTSWGIAIVFTLGLIYSGYYDEVIRGYDLIPKEHGSISSSLPLGSYFIIFLQVVSWQIIVSLLVEIFDKGYGFGSGILCFLTLQNATNFIADLVGLEMYPVINSNKFESLGALMNLLRNFSIFNLKSTSWQIWHAFTRIQLPNLTQFYIAFASVFVVIALQNFRVDIPIRSTKVRGMNQMFPIRLLYTGGLPVLFAYSVVANIQVIGYILFSILLKSGAPPLVITLLGNYVVQPASNRLVLTGGFLYYLSPEQNLLASIASPIRTVTYSLTIVSLSVWFGFKWSYISGSSPKDIAKQFKDQGISIAGKRDISIAKELSKIIPTAAITGAFALSVLAVAGDYLGGLGKNGAIIIGVSSAFGILEEFMVEYQQSTGSQFSSALAGAQ